From a region of the Chitinophaga caseinilytica genome:
- a CDS encoding glycerol-3-phosphate dehydrogenase/oxidase has protein sequence MNRLEQLQQLGETSEWDVIVIGGGATGLGAAVESVTRGYKTLLLEQSDFAKSTSSKATKLLHGGVRYLAQGDVALVREASIERGLLLKNAQHLSRNLSFVIPAYSWWEGIFYTIGLKMYDWMAGRLSLGSSKHISRKKTLNLLPGLKEDHLTAGILYHDGQFDDARLAVNLMQTIYDKGGVALNYVKVIGLDKDAAGQLNAVRATDTESGRQFTFRTKGIINCTGVFVDDILEMDDPTVKRKIVASQGVHLVLDRSFLPGDNALMIPKTSDGRVLFAVPWHNKIVVGTTDNPVNEISLDPVAMEKEIQFILETAGQYLDKTPQRSDVKSVWAGLRPLAKPEKSEKTKEISRNHKIMVTPSGLVTILGGKWTTYRKMGEDVVDRLEKVKGWAATESVTRSLAVHGASIKLDESDPLYFYGADAQTVKSLNGGGKLLSESLGINSNQVIWGIRSEMAQTVEDILARRTRALFLDAEEAVRIAPEVARIMAAETGKNGEWETQQVREFQELAKTYRLS, from the coding sequence ATGAACCGTTTAGAACAACTGCAGCAACTCGGGGAAACCAGCGAATGGGATGTAATCGTGATCGGCGGGGGCGCCACCGGCCTGGGCGCCGCAGTGGAATCCGTGACCCGCGGCTACAAAACCCTCCTCCTGGAACAATCCGATTTTGCAAAATCCACGTCCAGCAAAGCAACGAAACTCCTTCACGGCGGCGTCCGCTATCTCGCACAGGGCGATGTTGCCCTCGTCCGCGAAGCCAGCATCGAAAGAGGGCTCCTCCTGAAAAACGCCCAGCACCTGTCCCGGAACCTGTCGTTCGTCATCCCCGCCTACAGCTGGTGGGAAGGCATTTTTTACACCATCGGCCTGAAAATGTACGATTGGATGGCCGGGCGCCTCAGCCTCGGCAGCTCCAAACACATCTCCCGGAAAAAAACACTCAACTTATTGCCCGGCCTCAAGGAAGACCACCTCACCGCCGGTATCCTGTATCACGACGGTCAATTCGACGATGCCCGCCTGGCCGTAAACCTCATGCAGACGATCTACGATAAAGGCGGTGTAGCACTTAACTATGTGAAAGTCATAGGGTTGGATAAAGATGCCGCCGGCCAGTTGAACGCCGTCAGGGCCACCGACACCGAATCCGGCCGTCAGTTCACTTTCCGCACAAAAGGTATCATTAATTGCACCGGCGTGTTCGTCGACGATATCCTCGAAATGGACGACCCCACCGTCAAACGCAAGATCGTAGCCAGCCAGGGTGTTCACCTCGTGCTCGACCGCTCGTTCCTGCCGGGAGACAATGCGCTCATGATCCCCAAAACCTCCGACGGACGCGTGCTTTTCGCCGTTCCCTGGCATAATAAAATTGTAGTCGGCACTACCGACAACCCCGTCAACGAAATCAGCCTCGACCCCGTGGCCATGGAAAAGGAAATCCAGTTCATCCTGGAAACTGCGGGTCAGTACCTCGATAAAACGCCGCAACGGTCAGACGTAAAAAGCGTATGGGCGGGCCTCCGGCCGCTGGCCAAACCCGAAAAGAGCGAGAAAACGAAGGAAATCTCCCGCAATCATAAAATCATGGTAACGCCTTCCGGGCTCGTAACGATCCTGGGCGGTAAATGGACGACCTACCGGAAAATGGGGGAAGACGTGGTAGACCGGCTGGAAAAGGTGAAGGGATGGGCCGCCACGGAATCCGTAACCCGGAGCCTCGCCGTCCACGGCGCTTCCATCAAACTCGACGAAAGCGATCCTTTATATTTCTACGGTGCAGACGCGCAAACCGTGAAAAGCCTCAATGGTGGCGGAAAATTGCTCAGCGAATCGCTGGGGATCAACAGTAACCAGGTAATTTGGGGCATCCGTTCCGAAATGGCGCAGACGGTGGAAGACATCCTCGCCCGCCGCACCCGCGCCCTGTTCCTCGACGCTGAAGAAGCGGTGCGCATCGCGCCGGAAGTGGCCAGGATCATGGCTGCGGAAACCGGCAAAAATGGGGAATGGGAAACCCAGCAGGTACGCGAATTCCAGGAACTGGCAAAAACGTACCGGCTGAGTTAA
- a CDS encoding PepSY-associated TM helix domain-containing protein, with amino-acid sequence MRKLVGKVHLWLGLASGLIVFIISITGCLLAFEWELRSLFGKQWFHLEPGAKTAQAAPLPPSALRAIAEKELGKTAQGVIYGGKNYSSVMQFYGRGENAYYKQVFVNPYNGKVLKVWDAKSDFFRVVLEGHFSLWLPRKIGQPIVAYATLVFFVLLVSGLVLWWPRNKAARKQRFSVKWDAKWKRKNYDLHNVLGFYVMSIALILVITGLVWGFKWWSNGLYYVTTGGKSLSQAVIPISDTTRLTPGHSVAQNTDIVWARVWKSKPAESGMSMYFGADKDPKAAISATINHRPGTYYKTDNYLFDQYTLQPLKATGPYAGKYAEAAMGDKFRRMNYDLHVGAVWGLPGKLLMFFASLICASLPITGLCVWLGRKKKAKKAKKAEPRRAPVQPQPVLS; translated from the coding sequence ATGAGAAAGTTAGTAGGGAAAGTTCATCTTTGGCTGGGTCTGGCGTCTGGGTTGATAGTGTTCATTATCAGCATCACCGGCTGCCTGCTGGCTTTTGAGTGGGAGTTGCGCAGCCTGTTCGGCAAACAATGGTTCCACCTGGAGCCGGGCGCCAAAACTGCGCAGGCGGCCCCGCTTCCCCCGTCTGCCCTCCGTGCCATCGCTGAAAAAGAACTGGGCAAAACGGCGCAGGGCGTTATCTATGGCGGCAAAAATTATTCTTCCGTGATGCAGTTCTACGGCCGGGGAGAAAATGCTTACTACAAGCAGGTTTTCGTTAATCCGTACAATGGAAAGGTGTTGAAGGTGTGGGATGCGAAATCGGATTTTTTCCGCGTGGTGCTGGAAGGGCACTTCAGCCTGTGGCTGCCCCGCAAGATCGGCCAACCCATCGTCGCGTATGCCACGCTCGTTTTCTTCGTGCTCCTGGTGTCGGGGCTCGTGCTCTGGTGGCCGCGCAACAAAGCCGCCCGCAAGCAGCGCTTCTCCGTGAAGTGGGACGCGAAGTGGAAACGCAAGAACTACGATCTGCATAACGTGCTGGGATTTTATGTGATGAGCATCGCCCTCATCCTCGTGATCACCGGGCTGGTGTGGGGATTCAAGTGGTGGAGCAACGGACTGTATTACGTGACCACCGGCGGCAAATCGCTCTCCCAGGCAGTGATCCCCATTTCAGACACTACCCGCCTTACGCCCGGCCATTCCGTGGCGCAGAATACCGATATCGTTTGGGCAAGGGTATGGAAATCCAAGCCCGCGGAATCGGGCATGTCGATGTACTTCGGGGCAGACAAAGATCCGAAAGCCGCCATCAGCGCAACCATCAACCACCGTCCCGGAACTTATTACAAAACAGACAACTATCTCTTCGACCAATACACGCTGCAACCCCTCAAAGCCACGGGCCCTTACGCCGGCAAATATGCAGAAGCGGCCATGGGCGATAAATTCCGCCGCATGAACTACGATCTGCACGTGGGCGCCGTTTGGGGCCTGCCGGGCAAACTGCTGATGTTCTTCGCCAGCCTTATCTGCGCCAGCCTTCCCATCACCGGGCTCTGCGTTTGGCTCGGCCGGAAAAAGAAAGCGAAGAAGGCAAAGAAAGCCGAACCGAGGCGGGCGCCCGTTCAGCCGCAACCCGTATTATCTTAA
- a CDS encoding glycoside hydrolase family 125 protein, which produces MSRRNFLRQTAILSSAALLRPALSWASADPFPVVRVPEAQRKFRSKAVEDAIAAVQKGVKDPEMAWLFNNCFPNTLDTTVEYTSENGRPDTYVITGDIDAMWLRDSTAQVSPYLQLVAKDKDLQHLIAGVINHQVKCIHKDPYANAFYKDENKRGEWASDITDMKPGIHERKWEIDSLCYPIRLAYLYWKKTGDTSPFDTAWKESIALTLKTFREQQRKNGPGPYTFQRTTSWATDGVPLAGYGYPVKPVGLICSTFRPSDDATIFPFLIPSNFFAVVSLRQAAEILTAQKLDASLAAECRALATEVENALKKYAVTTHPQFGKVYAFEVNGFGSFNLMDDANVPSLLSLPYLGAVSPNDPIYANTRKMILSSENPFHFSGKAGKGIGSPHTGMDRIWPISLVMQGLTSKSETEIRECLRILKSCHAGKGFMHESFHKDDPAQFTRSWFAWANTIFGEFIWKVFNERPHLLQ; this is translated from the coding sequence ATGAGCAGAAGAAATTTTCTCCGTCAAACCGCCATACTTTCCTCCGCCGCGCTCCTCCGCCCGGCGCTCTCCTGGGCTTCGGCCGATCCGTTTCCCGTGGTGCGCGTGCCCGAAGCGCAGCGTAAGTTCCGCAGCAAAGCCGTAGAAGATGCCATCGCCGCCGTGCAGAAAGGTGTGAAAGACCCTGAAATGGCCTGGCTGTTCAACAACTGCTTCCCCAATACGCTCGACACCACCGTCGAATACACCTCCGAAAACGGAAGGCCCGATACTTACGTGATCACCGGAGATATCGACGCCATGTGGCTGAGAGACAGTACAGCGCAGGTTTCGCCGTACCTCCAGCTGGTAGCGAAGGACAAGGACCTCCAGCATCTCATCGCCGGGGTGATCAATCACCAGGTGAAATGCATCCATAAAGACCCCTACGCCAACGCGTTCTATAAAGACGAGAACAAACGCGGCGAATGGGCGTCAGACATCACCGACATGAAGCCCGGTATCCACGAGCGCAAATGGGAGATCGATTCGCTCTGTTATCCCATCCGCCTCGCTTACCTCTACTGGAAGAAAACCGGCGACACCTCGCCGTTCGATACCGCCTGGAAGGAATCCATCGCCCTCACCCTGAAAACATTCCGCGAGCAACAACGGAAAAACGGCCCCGGCCCTTACACTTTCCAGCGAACTACCTCCTGGGCCACGGATGGCGTTCCCCTCGCCGGATACGGCTACCCGGTGAAGCCTGTAGGCCTCATCTGCAGCACGTTCCGTCCGAGCGATGATGCCACCATCTTCCCGTTCCTCATTCCTTCCAACTTCTTCGCCGTCGTGAGCCTTCGCCAGGCGGCGGAAATCCTCACGGCGCAAAAGCTCGACGCTTCCCTGGCCGCGGAATGCCGCGCATTGGCCACCGAAGTGGAAAACGCGCTGAAGAAATACGCAGTAACCACGCATCCGCAATTCGGAAAAGTATATGCGTTCGAGGTGAACGGTTTCGGGAGCTTCAACCTCATGGACGATGCGAACGTGCCCAGCCTCCTGTCGCTGCCGTACCTCGGCGCCGTGAGCCCGAACGATCCCATCTATGCGAACACGCGTAAAATGATCCTTTCTTCCGAAAACCCTTTCCATTTTTCAGGGAAGGCGGGGAAAGGGATCGGCAGCCCGCATACGGGAATGGACCGCATCTGGCCCATCAGCCTGGTGATGCAGGGGCTCACGAGCAAAAGCGAAACGGAAATCCGCGAATGCCTGCGCATCCTCAAAAGTTGCCACGCCGGCAAAGGTTTCATGCACGAATCTTTCCATAAAGACGATCCCGCACAGTTCACCCGTTCCTGGTTCGCTTGGGCCAACACGATCTTCGGCGAGTTCATCTGGAAAGTATTCAACGAACGGCCGCATTTACTGCAATAA
- the glpK gene encoding glycerol kinase GlpK, protein MNGDKKYILSLDLGSSAAGAVLFSREGQVVRQLQKEYEKYYPQPGWIEVDPNEIWYTMLSVMEELIASAGIRADEIAGIGIANQRETTVIWDREKGEPVYNAIAWQDRRTSKLVDEFRYQGFSGLVQRKTGLILDAYFSASKISWIIDHIPDARLRAEQGKLAFGTIDAWLIWKLTGGKAHVTDLTNASRTMLFNIHTLEWDEELLRLFNIPHQLLPAICSNSEIIGYTQPGLLDAAIPIAGVAGDQQAALFGQMCLEPGMVKNTYGSGCFALMNTGSKPVTSDNHLLTTIAWKIGDETTYALEGSVFGGSSVFRWIRDGLGLIESTAEIEALAQTEPDNGGVMFVPALSGLGTPHWDPYARGMIIGITRGTSSGHIARAALEGVALGIADALDAMEKDSGRAIRELRVDGTSATYDFFMQMQTDILQCPVMRPAVMPASATGAAYLAGLATGFWTLQEIRERYTIQRVFGPEEQPGPALRERWQKAVARVKNWDF, encoded by the coding sequence ATGAACGGCGACAAGAAATATATCCTCTCTCTCGATCTCGGCTCCAGTGCTGCGGGCGCCGTGCTTTTTTCCCGCGAGGGACAGGTGGTGAGGCAATTGCAGAAAGAATACGAAAAATATTATCCGCAACCGGGCTGGATCGAAGTGGACCCGAACGAGATCTGGTATACGATGCTGTCGGTAATGGAAGAACTGATCGCTTCGGCGGGCATCCGTGCAGACGAGATCGCCGGGATCGGCATCGCCAACCAGCGGGAAACCACCGTGATCTGGGATAGGGAGAAAGGGGAGCCTGTGTATAACGCCATCGCCTGGCAAGACCGGCGCACGTCCAAACTGGTAGACGAATTCCGTTACCAGGGTTTTTCCGGGCTGGTGCAGCGCAAAACAGGACTGATCCTCGATGCTTATTTCTCCGCCAGTAAAATCTCCTGGATCATCGATCACATCCCCGACGCGCGGCTCCGGGCCGAACAGGGGAAACTCGCCTTCGGGACGATCGACGCCTGGCTGATCTGGAAACTGACCGGCGGAAAGGCGCACGTCACGGATTTGACGAACGCGTCGCGCACGATGCTCTTCAACATTCATACACTGGAATGGGACGAAGAGCTGTTGCGCCTGTTCAATATCCCCCATCAATTATTACCTGCGATCTGCTCCAACAGCGAGATCATCGGCTATACCCAACCCGGCCTCCTCGACGCCGCGATCCCCATCGCTGGCGTGGCGGGCGATCAGCAGGCCGCCCTTTTCGGGCAAATGTGCCTGGAGCCCGGCATGGTAAAAAATACTTACGGGAGCGGGTGTTTCGCACTGATGAACACCGGCTCGAAACCAGTTACCTCCGATAACCACCTGCTCACCACTATCGCCTGGAAAATCGGGGACGAAACGACTTACGCCCTCGAAGGCAGCGTGTTCGGCGGCAGCTCAGTTTTCCGCTGGATCAGGGATGGACTGGGGCTGATCGAATCCACCGCGGAGATCGAGGCGCTGGCGCAAACGGAGCCGGACAATGGCGGGGTGATGTTCGTTCCCGCCCTGTCGGGATTGGGTACCCCGCACTGGGACCCTTACGCCCGCGGCATGATCATCGGCATCACGCGCGGCACGTCCTCCGGCCACATCGCCCGCGCCGCACTCGAAGGCGTAGCCCTCGGCATCGCCGATGCGCTCGACGCGATGGAGAAAGACAGCGGTCGCGCTATTCGCGAACTGCGGGTAGACGGTACATCTGCCACTTACGATTTCTTCATGCAAATGCAGACCGATATCCTGCAATGCCCCGTTATGCGCCCGGCCGTTATGCCGGCCAGCGCCACCGGCGCCGCGTATCTCGCAGGTCTGGCCACCGGCTTCTGGACCTTGCAGGAAATCCGCGAGCGATATACGATCCAGCGCGTTTTCGGGCCTGAAGAACAGCCTGGCCCCGCCCTGCGCGAACGCTGGCAGAAAGCCGTGGCCCGCGTCAAAAACTGGGACTTCTAG
- a CDS encoding PadR family transcriptional regulator: protein MLLLQKKERYGYELISEIKKLADMDIAEGTIYPLLSRLKKEKLVESRWVEMDEGVPRKYYQLTDLGNEYLETMYQYLGELMQAITDLKHV, encoded by the coding sequence ATGCTGCTGTTGCAGAAAAAGGAACGGTACGGGTATGAACTGATCAGCGAAATCAAGAAGCTGGCAGACATGGATATCGCCGAAGGTACCATCTATCCGCTGCTGAGCCGGCTCAAGAAAGAAAAACTCGTGGAATCGAGGTGGGTGGAAATGGACGAAGGCGTTCCGCGAAAATATTACCAGCTGACCGACCTCGGCAACGAATACCTGGAAACGATGTATCAGTATCTCGGCGAACTGATGCAGGCCATTACCGACCTGAAGCATGTTTAA
- a CDS encoding cupin domain-containing protein, whose protein sequence is MKTSAAYWRETLQLTQHIEGGSFRETYRAPMAIQPDGFAGPRNVSTAIYFLLEDGDFSAFHRIASDEMWHFYDGTPLHIYEIRPDGTLKVHLLGRNIRKGEQLQVLIPAGSWFASSVEESGGYCLAGCTVAPGFDFADFELATRATLGARFPQHAQLIALLTRS, encoded by the coding sequence ATGAAAACATCTGCTGCCTACTGGCGGGAAACACTCCAACTGACACAACATATCGAAGGCGGCTCTTTCCGTGAAACTTACCGCGCACCGATGGCCATTCAGCCAGACGGGTTCGCCGGACCGAGGAACGTTTCCACGGCTATCTATTTTCTGCTGGAAGACGGCGACTTCTCCGCTTTCCATCGCATCGCATCAGACGAAATGTGGCATTTTTACGATGGCACACCGCTCCATATTTACGAAATCCGGCCCGACGGCACGCTGAAAGTTCACCTGCTGGGCCGTAACATCCGCAAGGGAGAACAGTTGCAGGTATTGATTCCCGCAGGCAGCTGGTTCGCTTCCAGCGTCGAGGAATCGGGTGGATATTGCCTGGCCGGATGCACCGTGGCGCCGGGGTTCGATTTCGCCGACTTCGAACTGGCCACCCGCGCTACGCTGGGCGCAAGATTCCCGCAACACGCACAACTCATCGCTTTACTTACCCGATCATAA